The following coding sequences lie in one Biomphalaria glabrata chromosome 18, xgBioGlab47.1, whole genome shotgun sequence genomic window:
- the LOC106070691 gene encoding probable serine carboxypeptidase CPVL, which translates to MLLSYLGFLLTFFKINYGPLLLTPYITSGDITTARTLSRVQDEEGVIPPSHAGFITVDKKLGNHLFFWYFPTTSRRSEAPLLLWLNGGPGASSMVGLFYENGPLRAVTADSYTAWNKSWTNSFSMLYIDNPVGCGFSYSENIPQGYRTTDEEVAMDLYSFLEQFYTMFPEFMSRELYIGGQSYAGKYVSSLGYVLHSNIQSGASKLPFRGAYIGGAFFDPYTQISLAVEFFYTMGALSWKQRNEFKETCFRNWPNGLACDAGFIVRILDYDSMDNYMAPKKFPEFIQNIMNLEKVKKILHVGNRSFQLINDGVNFKLGEVILWSTKSKLAVLLDNYKVLLYEGDFDARVPTVGVEGALLTMPWSLQEAYNNSKRASWYQEGEQIGSFSRTGNFCRVVLRNAGHHVPHDQPDISLTMMEHFVHFGCIDSYI; encoded by the coding sequence ATGCTTCTATCGTATTTGGGATTTctcttgacattttttaaaatcaactatgggCCATTGCTGCTGACGCCTTACATCACTTCAGGGGACATTACTACTGCTCGCACGCTCAGCCGTGTTCAGGACGAGGAAGGAGTTATCCCTCCAAGCCACGCCGGATTTATCACTGTGGATAAAAAGCTTGGAAATCACTTGTTCTTTTGGTACTTTCCCACGACCAGCAGACGATCGGAAGCCCCACTTTTGCTGTGGCTTAACGGTGGTCCTGGAGCGTCATCGATGGTCGGTCTCTTCTACGAAAATGGTCCACTTAGGGCAGTGACAGCGGACTCGTATACAGCATGGAACAAATCGTGGACCAATTCCTTCTCCATGCTCTACATAGACAACCCTGTCGGCTGTGGCTTTAGTTACTCTGAAAACATACCCCAGGGCTATCGGACCACAGACGAAGAAGTTGCAATGGACTTGTATTCCTTTCTGGAGCAATTCTACACCATGTTCCCAGAGTTCATGAGCAGGGAACTCTACATTGGAGGCCAGTCCTACGCCGGGAAATATGTTAGCTCTCTGGGTTACGTCCTGCATTCTAATATTCAGAGCGGGGCTTCGAAATTGCCATTTAGAGGAGCGTACATCGGTGGGGCTTTCTTTGATCCATATACACAGATTTCTCTGGCGGTGGAGTTCTTCTACACGATGGGAGCACTGTCATGGAAACAAAGGAATGAGTTCAAGGAAACGTGTTTTCGAAACTGGCCAAATGGATTGGCATGCGATGCAGGCTTTATTGTACGAATTTTGGATTATGACTCTATGGACAACTACATGGCTCCTAAAAAGTTTCCAGAATTTATTCAAAATATCATGAACTTAGAAAAagtcaaaaaaatattgcatgTTGGTAACAGAAGCTTCCAACTCATAAACGATGGTGTTAATTTCAAACTTGGAGAGGTTATTTTATGGAGTACTAAATCTAAGCTGGCGGTTCTCTTGGACAACTACAAGGTCCTTCTCTATGAGGGAGACTTTGACGCCAGGGTGCCTACAGTCGGTGTGGAGGGCGCTCTTCTCACAATGCCGTGGTCACTTCAGGAGGCGTATAACAATTCCAAGAGGGCTTCGTGGTACCAAGAGGGCGAGCAGATAGGTTCCTTTAGCAGGACAGGAAACTTCTGTAGGGTGGTCCTTAGAAATGCCGGACATCATGTTCCACATGACCAGCCGGACATCTCCCTGACCATGATGGAACATTTTGTCCACTTCGGCTGTATTGATTCCTACATTTGA